A section of the Lathamus discolor isolate bLatDis1 chromosome 6, bLatDis1.hap1, whole genome shotgun sequence genome encodes:
- the GPR68 gene encoding ovarian cancer G-protein coupled receptor 1 encodes MVNFTENATEKCTINHDIHQMLSPVVYIFVFIVGLPANCLSLYYGYLQIKAKNELGIYLCNLTIADLLYIFSLPFWLQYVLQHDNWTYDELLCKICGIILYENIYISVGFLCCISIDRYLAVVHPFQFQQFRTMKAAVIVSIIIWTKEIMTCCFVFTHGEVSMDADSHVVCFEHYPIKEWEHNVNYYRFSAGFLFPFFLLAFSYCGILRVVHKSPGTQKKKKIQIKRLVSSTVFIFLVCFGPYHILLVVRSLLENSCSFAEKIFNIYHVSLLLTTFNCVADPVLYCFSSESTYQNFAKMRDSCLTCLGYLRPEAKESYPLNTSEPPNRPQHERQPGLLQISSDGAEIKDSPATNMGGL; translated from the coding sequence ATGGtgaatttcacagaaaatgcaACTGAGAAGTGCACTATTAATCATGATATCCACCAGATGTTGTCCCCTGTGGTgtacatatttgtatttatagtAGGCTTGCCAGCTAACTGCCTGTCACTGTACTATGGGTATTTACAGATCAAGGCTAAAAATGAATTGGGTATCTACCTTTGCAATTTAACCATCGCAGACCTGCTCTAcatattttctttgcctttttggCTTCAGTATGTTTTACAGCATGACAATTGGACCTATGATGAGCTGCTGTGCAAGATTTGTGGCATCATCTTGTATGAGAATATCTATATCAGCGTGGGCTTCCTCTGCTGCATCTCCATTGACCGCTATCTCGCAGTAGTGCACCCTTTTCAGTTTCAGCAGTTTCGGACAATGAAGGCTGCGGTGATTGTGAGCATCATTATCTGGACCAAGGAAATCATGACATGCTGCTTTGTCTTTACACATGGGGAGGTCAGTATGGATGCTGATAGCCATGTGGTGTGCTTTGAGCATTACCCCATCAAAGAATGGGAGCATAATGTCAATTACTACCGCTTCTCTGCTggcttccttttccccttcttcctgcTGGCCTTCTCTTACTGTGGGATTTTACGAGTTGTCCACAAGAGTCCCGgaactcaaaagaaaaagaaaatccaaattaAACGCCTGGTTTCAagcactgttttcatttttttagttTGCTTTGGACCATACCACATCCTCCTTGTGGTTCGAAGCTTGCTGGAGAACAGCTGCTCATTTGCTGAAAAAATATTCAATATTTACCATGTTTCCCTCCTGTTGACTACTTTTAACTGTGTTGCTGATCCAGTATTGTACTGTTTTTCCAGTGAAAGCACTTACCAGAACTTTGCCAAGATGCGAGACTCTTGTTTAACATGTTTAGGGTATCTGAGGCCTGAGGCAAAGGAATCCTATCCACTGAACACTTCAGAACCTCCCAACAGGCCACAGCATGAGCGACAACCAGGGTTATTACAAATATCATCTGATGGTGCTGAAATCAAGGACTCCCCCGCAACTAACATGGGCGGCCTATAG
- the DGLUCY gene encoding D-glutamate cyclase, mitochondrial isoform X3, whose amino-acid sequence MFLTEGLKSLLPHALRRIIRCNRLNIMNTSGIAEGYKQANVVILHKSLADDFEKFCHANEGPLPLLYRSKPGDWKCPSLSSDSDIRTDCLQYKIYEHGVCTGSLKSLREYSEQLKNMVTFYLGCSFSFEKAVQNAGIPVRNVEQKCNVSMYTTAVPCYSISTFCCNLVVTMRPIPESKLEAAAGATSELKEAHGAPIHMGDPGLLGIQDLSKPDYGDPVHLHPGDIPVFWACGVTGVEAIINCRAPLAFTHSPGYMFITDLKNYNVTFRSPREVPQVHCISEDPLHYSIVSAEAAQKIKTLETLIGIDPGDRGIIHLHRQGELLKACLSISHAHSVLITTGFPTHFTYEPPEENDGPPGALAIAAMLQALQKEVAIVTDQRAMNLNKKIIEEAVQLGILKRPVPLLSYQSKSADSALMFLCENGNPRRPRFDHLIAIERAGMAADGNYYNARKVNIKHLVDPIDELFLAAQTLPGVTTTGVGDGGNELGMGKIKDAVKKHIKNGDVIACDVGADFTIVAGVSNWGGYAIACALYILSTCEVHDRYLRKAVGFPRLSNKMVWLSALPSVTKEEKLLKTLVQHGVRSGKTASLEMEVDGLPFYNTHSLMIEKLRETAQQ is encoded by the exons TGCCATGCAAATGAGGGACCCCTACCACTACTGTACAGAAGTAAACCAGGGGATTGGAAATGTCCTTCTCTGAGTAGTGATTCTGATATCAG AACTGACTGCCTACAGTACAAAATATATGAGCATGGAGTCTGTACTGGATCACTGAAAAGCCTAAGGGAGTATTCTGAACAACTCAAGAACATGGTGACCTTTTATTTAggctgcagcttctcttttgAAAAGGCGGTCCAGAATGCTGGCATTCCTGTAAGAAATGTTGAGCAAAAATGTAATGTAAGCATGTATACG ACTGCTGTGCCTTGCTACAGTATTTCTACTTTTTGCTGCAACTTAGTAGTCACAATGAGACCTATTCCTGAGAGCAAGTTGGAAGCAGCTGCAGGGGCAACATCTGAATTAAAAGAAGCTCATGGAGCACCAATTCACATGGGTGACCCTG GTCTGTTGGGAATACAAGATCTTTCCAAACCAGACTATGGAGATCCAGTTCACCTTCACCCTGGTGATATTCCAGTGTTTTGGGCCTGTGGAGTAACAGGAGTAGAAGCAATCATCAACTGCA GAGCTCCACTAGCTTTTACTCATTCTCCTGGCTACATGTTCATCACTGACCTAAAAAATTACAATGTCACATTCAGATCACCAAGAGAAGTCCCACAAGTTCACTGCATTTCTGAAGATCCTCTGCATTATAGCATTGTGTCAGCAGAAGCAGCCCAAAAGATAAAGACTCTAGAGACACTAATTGGAATAGATCCAG GAGACCGAGGTATAATTCATCTGCACCGCCAGGGTGAGCTGCTGAAGGCCTGCCTGTCCATCTCCCATGCTCACTCTGTGCTGATAACAACTGGATTTCCTACCCACTTCACTTACGAGCCACCGGAAGAGAACGACGGGCCCCCGGGAGCCCTTGCTATTGCAGCTATGTTGCAGGCCTTGCAGAAAGAGGTTGCCATAGTAACAGATCAGAGAGCCATGAATCTGAATAAAAAGATTATTGAAGAGGCTGTTCAACTAG GAATCCTGAAGAGACCTGTCCCTCTATTGAGTTATCAAAGCAAAAGTGCCGATTCAGCTTTAATGTTTTTGTGTGAAAATGGGAATCCTAGAAGACCTAG ATTTGATCACCTGATAGCAATAGAGCGTGCTGGGATGGCTGCTGATGGCAATTACTACAATGCCAGGAAAGTTAACATTAAACATCTTGTGGATCCCATCGATGAACTATTTTTAGCTGCCCAAACCCTTCCAGGAGTCACAACAACAG GTGTTGGAGATGGAGGAAATGAATTAGGGATGGGCAAAATAAAAGATGCTGTAAAGAAGCACATAAAAAATGGAGATGTTATAGCTTGTGATGTTGGAGCTGATTTTACTATTGTAGCTG GGGTCTCTAACTGGGGAGGCTATGCCATTGCTTGTGCTCTGTATATCCTCAGCACTTGTGAGGTACATGACCGCTATCTGAGGAAAGCTGTTGGGTTTCCTCGGCTATCGAACAAGATGGTCTGGCTATCGGCACTTCCATCGGTTACCAAG GAGgaaaaacttctgaaaacacTTGTGCAGCACGGAGTCCGCAGCGGAAAAACTGCCAGTCTAGAAATGGAAGTGGATGGGCTGCCCTTCTACAATACCCATTCGCTTATGATTGAAAAGCTCCGAGAAACAGCACAGCAGTGA